A DNA window from Brenneria izadpanahii contains the following coding sequences:
- a CDS encoding LysR family transcriptional regulator, with the protein MSKPTLSDLKAFMAVAEHRSFRRAADLLGIARPSVSHTIQNLENSLGVRLFHRTTRSVSLTEAGKRLLGRLDPLMRDLDAALEEVTGEQGNLQGQLRINGNDAAIGLLLRTVVPEFLARYPGVELDLVAEGRLVDIVEQGFDAGIRLRETVPKDMVAIPLGPDIRFLAVASPRYLAARPAPEVPDALTQHQCIRQRLPSGKRYRWEFSKRGQMMEIDVPGTLTLDSNPLMLEAAIKGLGIAYMPEPYARAALDDGRLVSVLEDWCPRIPGLSLYFPGNRHVPATLRALIDTIQALRHQFDDLAPSMPLRKSSPAVKPR; encoded by the coding sequence TTCATGGCGGTCGCCGAGCACCGCAGCTTTCGGCGTGCCGCCGATTTGCTGGGGATCGCCCGCCCCTCCGTGAGCCATACCATTCAGAATCTGGAAAATAGCCTGGGAGTTCGCCTGTTTCACCGGACGACGCGCAGCGTGTCCCTGACCGAAGCAGGGAAGCGCCTGCTAGGCCGCCTCGATCCGCTGATGCGCGATCTTGATGCGGCGTTGGAAGAAGTCACCGGCGAACAAGGGAATTTGCAAGGCCAACTGCGCATCAACGGCAACGATGCCGCGATCGGTCTGCTGCTGCGCACGGTGGTGCCGGAATTTCTGGCGCGCTACCCCGGCGTCGAGTTGGATCTCGTCGCCGAGGGACGCCTGGTGGACATTGTTGAGCAGGGGTTCGACGCGGGCATCCGCTTGCGCGAAACCGTGCCCAAGGACATGGTGGCGATCCCTCTAGGGCCGGACATCCGCTTTCTGGCGGTGGCCTCGCCACGCTACCTGGCCGCACGGCCCGCACCGGAAGTGCCCGATGCGCTTACCCAGCACCAGTGCATTCGGCAGCGTCTGCCCAGCGGCAAGCGCTATCGCTGGGAATTCAGCAAGCGGGGACAGATGATGGAGATCGACGTGCCCGGTACGCTGACGCTCGACAGCAACCCGTTGATGCTGGAAGCCGCCATCAAGGGTCTTGGCATCGCCTACATGCCGGAACCCTATGCCCGCGCCGCGCTGGATGATGGGCGTCTGGTGAGCGTGCTGGAAGATTGGTGTCCCCGGATACCGGGGCTGTCGCTGTATTTCCCCGGCAATCGCCACGTTCCGGCGACCCTGCGGGCCTTGATCGATACGATCCAAGCGCTGCGCCATCAATTCGACGACCTGGCTCCGTCGATGCCTCTACGCAAATCTTCGCCCGCCGTCAAGCCACGCTGA
- a CDS encoding abortive infection family protein, with protein MSLDWCPGIREACVYWRDAPMLQQTFEVLERTLDQDNDACIDCAKSIVEVFCRIIVDELDSPTQPVKPKATAPDFGEWVSAAVRVLKLGENQNNKFLKLVSQHHKLTTALGDLRNESGPVSHGRDGFLAKLSIHHRRSAVLSADALVMFLHQAYLEAQRDPVNSREPWERFEEFNQLIDAHVGLELVMDDDGNPEFRILLPGNDSFPLNVSVSRLLYQLDRDAYIEALNAARDAPIAEQDAEQGEP; from the coding sequence ATGAGTCTGGACTGGTGCCCCGGCATCCGTGAGGCTTGCGTGTATTGGCGTGATGCGCCGATGTTGCAGCAAACCTTCGAGGTACTGGAGCGCACATTGGATCAGGATAACGATGCGTGCATCGACTGCGCGAAATCCATCGTCGAAGTTTTCTGCCGCATCATCGTGGATGAACTGGATTCACCTACCCAACCCGTCAAGCCGAAAGCCACGGCTCCGGATTTCGGTGAGTGGGTCAGCGCTGCAGTACGCGTGCTGAAGCTTGGAGAAAACCAGAACAACAAATTTCTCAAGCTGGTATCGCAACATCACAAACTGACAACAGCATTGGGCGATCTACGGAACGAATCTGGGCCAGTGAGTCATGGGCGGGATGGATTTCTTGCCAAACTGTCCATCCATCATCGCCGCTCAGCAGTCTTATCAGCGGATGCGCTTGTGATGTTTCTGCACCAAGCCTATCTGGAAGCGCAGCGAGACCCGGTCAATTCGCGTGAGCCATGGGAGCGGTTTGAGGAATTCAACCAGCTGATTGACGCTCATGTCGGGTTGGAACTGGTGATGGATGATGACGGCAATCCTGAGTTTCGTATTCTTCTGCCTGGCAATGATTCCTTTCCCCTCAATGTTTCCGTTAGCCGTTTGCTCTACCAGCTTGATCGTGATGCTTATATCGAAGCATTAAACGCCGCACGTGATGCTCCTATAGCGGAGCAAGACGCGGAACAAGGAGAACCCTGA
- a CDS encoding restriction endonuclease subunit S, with protein MAGELQKTSFEKLLSEPVRNGIYKTKEFHGRGAKIVNMGELFAYPRLCSVPMKRVELNESEKRRFLLAEGDLIFARRSLTAEGAGKCSIVLELDETTTFESSIIRARPDKSKADSLYLYYFFNSPSGFHALDTIRRQVAVAGITGHDLARLEIPTPSLREQRAIAHVLGTLDDRIELNQRMNQTLEAMARALFKSRFVDFDGVPLEDMQESELGLIPKGWRVGALTDLAVLNPETWTKQTRPDEVRYVDLSNTKWGRIERVTPYAVEDAPSRAQRVLRPNDTIVGTVRPGNGSYALIDEDGLTGSTGFAVLRPKCDEYAALVYLAAVAPDNIEALANLADGGAYPAVRAEVVAATRVVIADEGTIAKFAQCVWPFLEKIAKNERQSHTLAQLRDTLLPRLISGELRVKDAKRFHGEIT; from the coding sequence ATGGCGGGTGAATTGCAAAAAACGTCTTTCGAGAAACTACTTTCGGAGCCTGTTCGAAACGGCATCTACAAAACTAAGGAATTTCACGGTCGCGGAGCAAAGATTGTGAATATGGGCGAGCTATTCGCTTATCCAAGATTGTGCTCAGTTCCGATGAAGCGGGTCGAATTGAACGAATCAGAGAAACGTCGATTTCTTCTCGCTGAGGGCGACTTAATTTTTGCACGCCGTTCTCTCACAGCGGAAGGCGCTGGGAAGTGCAGCATCGTGCTCGAACTCGACGAAACGACAACATTCGAATCATCAATTATTCGAGCACGCCCGGACAAATCAAAAGCAGATTCGCTATATCTTTATTATTTTTTCAATTCGCCAAGCGGTTTTCATGCATTGGATACGATCCGCCGGCAAGTGGCAGTAGCCGGAATTACTGGCCACGACTTGGCAAGACTCGAAATACCAACACCGTCCCTTAGGGAGCAGCGTGCCATTGCACACGTACTTGGCACATTGGATGACAGAATTGAACTGAACCAGCGCATGAACCAGACGCTGGAAGCGATGGCCCGAGCCTTGTTCAAGTCCCGGTTCGTGGATTTTGATGGTGTACCGCTAGAAGACATGCAGGAATCAGAACTGGGTTTGATTCCGAAGGGGTGGCGTGTTGGGGCGCTTACGGATTTGGCTGTACTTAACCCTGAGACGTGGACAAAGCAGACGAGGCCCGATGAAGTCCGCTATGTCGATTTGTCGAACACGAAGTGGGGACGTATCGAGCGTGTCACGCCGTATGCGGTAGAAGATGCGCCAAGCCGCGCTCAGCGCGTGCTGCGACCGAACGACACGATTGTCGGTACGGTGCGGCCCGGCAATGGTTCCTACGCACTCATAGACGAAGATGGCTTAACCGGCAGTACGGGCTTTGCGGTGCTTCGTCCAAAGTGCGACGAATACGCAGCCCTTGTGTATCTTGCCGCAGTTGCGCCGGACAATATTGAAGCCTTGGCGAATCTTGCCGACGGTGGAGCATATCCAGCCGTACGCGCCGAAGTCGTCGCAGCAACGCGCGTCGTTATCGCAGATGAAGGAACCATTGCTAAGTTTGCACAGTGCGTTTGGCCATTTCTGGAAAAAATCGCAAAGAACGAACGCCAGTCCCACACCCTCGCCCAACTTCGCGACACCCTGCTTCCCAGGCTGATTTCAGGCGAGCTTCGCGTCAAGGATGCAAAGCGCTTCCACGGAGAAATAACATGA
- a CDS encoding type I restriction endonuclease subunit R produces the protein MAFLSESAVEQAMLEQLRRLGYAITSDNTIGPDGSASERESHDVVILKTRLEDAVLRLNPQLPPEARADAIRKLTQSELPNLLEENRRIHKLLIEGVDVEYYADDGVLTAGKVLLLDFERPESNDWLAVQQFVVISGQYKRRPDVVLFVNGLPLAVIELKAPGSAGANLVGAFNQLQTYKQQIAALFHTNAVLVTSDGIAARVGSLSADLERFMPWRTTDGKDVLPKGQPELPTLIEGVFEPRRLLDLLRWFTAFGETGRGLVKIIAGYHQYHAVNHAIESTIRASSSSQSVHEEPGHYGLPSVETQAHGDRRAGVIWHTQGSGKSLLMAFYAGRLVQHSEMKNPTLVVLTDRNDLDDQLFATFSMCKDLIRQTPVQAESREDLQKLLARASGGVIFTTLQKFGEVSEPLTERSNVVVIADEAHRSQYGLKAKVDRKTGEVSYGFAKYMRDALPNASFIGFTGTPIEATDVNTPALFGNYIDIYDISRAVEDGATVPIYYESRLARIELDEDEKPKLDAEVEALLENEGSDEKEKFKGRAAAVERLVGSQKRLALVAQDLVTHFEERVAALDGKAMVVCMSREICVDLYKEIIKLRPDWHNADDTLGAVKIVMTGAASDPPEWQPHIGNKARRDLLARRAKDPDDPLKMVIVRDMWLTGFDAPSMHTMYVDKPMKGHGLMQAIARVNRVFRDKPAGLIVDYIGIAQNLKSALAQYSPRDKENTGIDEGQAAAQMREKYEVVRDMYHGFDYLTALGGTPQQRLVMMAGAIEWILDKQQQWAATETTDEGKKNAQRRYQDAVLALSTAYALASASDEARAIREEVGFFQAIREALVKSATGSGISTQERDLAIRQIVSRAVVSTEIVDILKAAGIQSPDISILSDEFLAEVQQMEKKNLALEALRKLVNDGIRSRSKSNIVQTKAFSERLEDAIARYHANAITTAEVLQELIQIAKDIRAARARGEEQGLSADEIAFYDALAENDSAVQVIGDDKLKVIAHELLVSLKGNISVDWARRDSARARMRVLVKRILRKYGYPPDLQDAAVQTVLQQAEALSAMWSMPNS, from the coding sequence ATGGCATTTCTATCCGAATCCGCAGTCGAGCAAGCCATGCTCGAACAACTACGCAGGTTGGGCTATGCCATTACCTCGGATAACACCATCGGCCCGGACGGCAGCGCGTCGGAGCGTGAAAGTCATGATGTCGTCATTCTGAAAACGCGACTGGAGGACGCTGTATTACGGCTTAATCCGCAGTTGCCGCCGGAGGCGAGGGCGGACGCCATCCGCAAGCTCACCCAGAGCGAACTACCAAACCTGCTGGAAGAAAACCGCCGCATCCACAAGCTACTGATCGAAGGTGTGGATGTCGAATACTACGCAGACGACGGCGTACTCACAGCAGGCAAGGTATTGCTGCTCGACTTCGAGCGGCCCGAGAGCAACGACTGGCTTGCCGTTCAGCAGTTCGTGGTCATCAGTGGTCAATACAAGCGCAGACCGGACGTGGTGTTGTTCGTCAACGGTCTGCCACTGGCGGTGATCGAGTTGAAAGCGCCCGGCAGCGCGGGTGCGAACCTGGTGGGTGCGTTCAATCAGCTGCAGACCTATAAGCAGCAAATAGCCGCGCTATTTCACACGAATGCCGTGCTGGTCACCTCCGATGGCATAGCGGCACGGGTTGGCTCGCTGTCGGCCGATCTGGAACGTTTCATGCCATGGCGTACTACCGACGGCAAGGACGTGTTGCCCAAAGGCCAACCCGAGCTGCCGACACTGATAGAAGGTGTGTTCGAACCTCGACGCCTGCTCGACCTGCTGCGTTGGTTCACTGCTTTCGGAGAGACTGGGCGCGGATTGGTCAAGATCATTGCTGGTTATCACCAATATCACGCGGTCAACCATGCCATCGAATCCACCATCCGAGCCTCCAGCTCAAGTCAAAGTGTGCACGAAGAGCCTGGACACTACGGATTGCCCAGCGTGGAGACACAGGCACATGGCGACCGACGCGCAGGCGTGATCTGGCACACTCAGGGCAGTGGCAAGAGCCTGCTGATGGCCTTTTACGCCGGTCGTTTGGTACAGCATTCGGAGATGAAGAACCCGACACTGGTAGTGCTCACCGACCGTAATGACCTGGATGACCAGTTGTTCGCCACCTTCTCTATGTGCAAGGACTTGATCCGGCAAACGCCGGTGCAGGCCGAGAGCCGTGAGGATTTGCAGAAGTTGCTCGCACGTGCTTCCGGGGGCGTGATCTTCACCACTTTGCAGAAGTTCGGTGAAGTGAGCGAACCGCTGACCGAACGCAGCAATGTGGTGGTCATAGCCGACGAAGCGCACCGCAGCCAATATGGGTTGAAGGCCAAGGTGGATAGGAAGACTGGCGAAGTCTCCTATGGCTTTGCTAAATACATGCGCGATGCGCTGCCCAATGCCTCTTTCATCGGCTTCACCGGTACGCCCATCGAAGCCACTGACGTGAACACCCCGGCGTTGTTTGGCAATTACATCGACATCTACGATATCAGTCGTGCAGTCGAAGATGGGGCAACAGTACCGATCTATTACGAATCGCGGCTGGCTCGTATTGAACTGGATGAAGACGAGAAGCCCAAGCTGGATGCCGAGGTCGAGGCCCTGTTGGAGAACGAAGGCTCGGATGAAAAAGAAAAGTTCAAGGGGCGAGCTGCCGCCGTTGAACGGCTGGTCGGCAGCCAGAAGCGACTGGCCTTGGTGGCACAAGACTTGGTGACACACTTCGAGGAGCGGGTCGCTGCGCTGGATGGCAAGGCGATGGTGGTGTGCATGAGCCGCGAAATCTGCGTTGATCTGTACAAGGAAATCATCAAACTTCGCCCTGACTGGCATAACGCTGACGATACGTTGGGAGCTGTCAAGATCGTGATGACCGGCGCGGCCAGCGATCCGCCGGAGTGGCAACCGCATATTGGCAACAAAGCCCGGCGCGATCTGTTGGCCAGGCGAGCGAAAGACCCTGACGATCCGCTGAAGATGGTGATCGTACGCGACATGTGGCTGACTGGCTTCGACGCACCATCCATGCATACCATGTATGTAGACAAACCGATGAAGGGTCACGGTTTGATGCAGGCCATCGCAAGGGTCAACCGCGTGTTTCGTGATAAGCCTGCCGGCTTGATTGTCGACTACATCGGTATTGCCCAAAACCTGAAATCCGCACTGGCGCAGTATTCACCACGGGACAAAGAAAATACTGGTATCGACGAGGGACAGGCCGCCGCACAGATGCGGGAGAAGTACGAGGTGGTACGCGACATGTACCATGGCTTCGACTATCTCACCGCTTTGGGCGGCACACCACAGCAGCGTTTGGTGATGATGGCTGGCGCCATTGAGTGGATTCTGGATAAGCAGCAGCAATGGGCCGCGACAGAAACTACCGACGAAGGCAAAAAGAACGCACAACGTCGTTACCAGGATGCGGTCCTCGCCTTGTCCACGGCCTATGCCCTGGCTTCCGCCTCGGATGAGGCACGCGCTATTCGCGAGGAAGTCGGCTTCTTCCAGGCTATCCGCGAGGCATTGGTCAAAAGCGCCACAGGGTCGGGCATCAGCACACAGGAGCGCGACCTAGCCATCCGACAGATCGTCAGCCGGGCGGTGGTCTCCACCGAGATCGTAGACATACTCAAGGCGGCCGGCATCCAATCGCCGGACATTTCCATACTGTCTGACGAGTTCCTCGCTGAAGTGCAGCAGATGGAGAAGAAAAACCTGGCGCTGGAGGCATTGCGCAAACTCGTCAATGACGGCATCCGCTCGCGCAGCAAGAGCAACATCGTGCAGACCAAGGCATTCTCAGAACGGTTGGAAGATGCGATTGCGCGCTACCATGCCAATGCCATTACCACCGCCGAGGTGTTGCAGGAACTGATTCAGATCGCCAAGGACATCCGCGCTGCGCGTGCGCGGGGCGAGGAGCAAGGCCTGAGCGCGGATGAAATCGCTTTCTACGATGCACTGGCTGAGAACGACTCGGCAGTGCAAGTGATCGGCGATGACAAGCTCAAGGTGATTGCTCACGAATTGCTAGTGAGCCTGAAGGGCAACATTTCAGTGGATTGGGCACGCCGCGATTCAGCACGGGCGCGAATGCGTGTGCTGGTCAAGCGCATCCTGCGTAAATACGGTTACCCGCCAGATTTACAGGACGCAGCGGTGCAGACGGTGTTGCAACAAGCTGAAGCACTGTCGGCTATGTGGAGCATGCCCAATTCCTGA
- a CDS encoding type I restriction-modification system subunit M, whose translation MSEIDYADKLWKTADKLRGNMEPSDYKHVALGLIFLKYISDAFEARHAELQDEDPLAAEDKDEYLADNIFWVPKEARWSHLQANAKQSSIGTLIDDAMRAIEKDNESLKGVLPKDYARPALNKVMLGELIDLISGIALNERGDKSKDVLGRVYEYFLGQFAGAEGKRGGEFYTPRSVVRTLVEMIEPYKGRVYDPCCGSGGMFVQSEKFVNEHGGRIGDIAIYGQESNYTTWRLCKMNLAVRGIDSDIRWNNEGSFHKDELRDLKADFILANPPFNISDWGGERLRDDVRWKFGPPPVGNANYAWLQHIFHHLAPHGFAGVVLANGSMSSQQSGEGEIRKEMIEAGAVDCMVALPGQLFYSTQIPACLWILAKDRSNGLVKNSKLRDRRGEILFIDARNMGVLVDRTRRELTEDEISRIAETYHAWRGEKHVGVYADVPGYCKSASLADVRKHGHVLTPGRYVGAMAQTADGEPFDEKMQRLAAQWCKQQSEAAKLDALIDANLSELGYGG comes from the coding sequence GTGTCCGAAATCGACTACGCCGACAAGCTGTGGAAAACCGCCGATAAGTTGCGCGGCAACATGGAGCCCAGCGATTACAAGCACGTCGCGCTCGGTCTGATCTTCCTCAAGTACATCTCGGATGCATTTGAGGCTCGCCACGCTGAGTTGCAGGACGAAGATCCGCTGGCAGCGGAGGACAAGGACGAATACCTTGCCGACAACATCTTCTGGGTGCCCAAGGAAGCGCGCTGGTCTCACCTACAGGCCAACGCCAAGCAATCGAGCATAGGGACGCTGATCGACGACGCAATGCGCGCCATCGAGAAGGACAACGAATCCCTGAAAGGCGTGCTGCCTAAGGACTACGCTCGGCCTGCCCTCAACAAGGTGATGCTGGGGGAACTGATTGATCTGATTTCCGGCATCGCGCTGAACGAGAGGGGCGACAAATCCAAGGACGTGCTGGGGCGCGTGTACGAGTACTTCCTCGGACAGTTCGCTGGTGCCGAAGGAAAGCGCGGCGGCGAGTTCTATACGCCGCGCAGCGTGGTGCGCACCCTGGTGGAAATGATCGAGCCGTACAAAGGTCGCGTGTACGACCCATGCTGCGGCAGCGGCGGTATGTTCGTACAAAGCGAGAAGTTTGTGAACGAGCATGGCGGGCGTATCGGCGATATCGCCATCTATGGCCAAGAAAGCAACTACACCACCTGGCGCCTGTGCAAGATGAACCTTGCCGTACGCGGCATCGACAGCGACATCCGCTGGAACAATGAGGGCAGCTTCCACAAGGACGAACTACGCGACCTGAAGGCCGACTTCATCCTCGCCAACCCTCCGTTCAACATTTCCGACTGGGGCGGCGAGCGCCTGCGCGATGACGTGCGTTGGAAGTTTGGCCCGCCGCCGGTGGGCAATGCCAACTATGCATGGTTGCAGCACATCTTCCACCACCTTGCGCCGCACGGCTTTGCCGGTGTGGTGCTGGCGAATGGCTCCATGAGCAGCCAGCAGAGCGGCGAGGGCGAAATCCGCAAGGAGATGATCGAAGCCGGCGCGGTGGATTGCATGGTTGCTCTACCGGGGCAGTTGTTCTACTCCACGCAGATTCCGGCATGCCTGTGGATACTGGCCAAGGATCGCAGCAATGGGCTGGTGAAGAACAGCAAGCTGCGCGACCGTCGCGGAGAAATCCTATTTATCGACGCACGCAACATGGGCGTGCTTGTTGACCGTACCCGGCGAGAGTTGACCGAAGACGAAATTTCCAGGATTGCAGAGACCTACCATGCATGGCGGGGCGAAAAGCATGTGGGCGTATACGCCGATGTACCCGGCTACTGCAAATCTGCGTCGCTTGCTGACGTTCGCAAACACGGTCATGTGCTCACACCGGGGCGCTACGTCGGCGCTATGGCGCAGACGGCCGATGGCGAACCATTCGATGAAAAGATGCAGCGCCTCGCAGCGCAGTGGTGCAAACAGCAATCGGAAGCGGCGAAACTTGATGCACTCATCGACGCCAACCTGTCGGAGCTTGGCTATGGCGGGTGA
- a CDS encoding Fic family protein, producing the protein MTEAELLHQLAIGEDSRHQFKCDATNADSMAAELAAFSNSGGGQLFIGVADDGSVVGLDAGAVRRLNQLLSNAASQHTRPPVHPLTENVQTANGIVMVISVPDGLAKPYVDHQGRIWVKQGADKRHVTAREEMQRMFQLAGLVYADVVPIAGTSPTDINSKAFHDYFNRRYGQDVEFASQPLEQLLQNLSLSDGRELNLTGLLLFGHQPQRWRPAFEVKAVAFPGTALHDTRYLDSEDIGGTLLEQYQRSFAFIRRNLRHVQAGRGFNTLGQLEIPEQALEELLVNALIHRDYFTSASIRLMVFADRVEIISPGHLPDSLSTEAIRRGATNRRNPTLTEHAVHILPYRGLGTGIPRALQDWPAIDLIDDVAANQFRVVIRRPLTEAVTGEVTGEVTGEVTGEVTGEVLRLLMVMQGEMKRSDIQAALGLKHEDHFRNTYLLPALAGGFIEMTIPDKPRSSRQRYRLTSAGKSWLAQQNSGGDRE; encoded by the coding sequence ATGACCGAAGCCGAACTCCTGCACCAACTGGCTATCGGCGAAGACAGCCGCCACCAGTTCAAATGCGACGCCACCAACGCTGACAGTATGGCCGCTGAGTTGGCGGCTTTTTCCAACAGTGGCGGCGGCCAGTTGTTTATCGGTGTAGCGGATGATGGCTCGGTGGTGGGGTTGGATGCTGGCGCCGTACGACGTCTGAATCAGTTGCTAAGCAATGCCGCTTCGCAGCACACGCGCCCGCCTGTGCATCCTCTCACTGAAAATGTGCAGACGGCCAACGGCATCGTAATGGTTATCAGCGTGCCCGATGGCCTTGCCAAACCCTATGTGGACCACCAGGGCCGTATTTGGGTCAAACAGGGAGCGGATAAGCGCCATGTGACAGCTCGCGAAGAGATGCAGCGCATGTTCCAACTTGCCGGCTTGGTCTACGCAGATGTGGTGCCAATAGCCGGTACGTCGCCAACAGATATCAATAGCAAGGCTTTCCATGACTATTTCAATCGCCGCTACGGTCAGGATGTGGAGTTTGCCAGTCAACCGTTGGAACAACTCCTGCAAAACCTCAGCCTGAGCGATGGCCGCGAGCTAAATCTGACCGGATTGTTGTTATTTGGTCACCAACCGCAGCGCTGGCGGCCCGCTTTCGAAGTCAAAGCCGTCGCTTTCCCCGGTACAGCGCTGCACGATACCCGCTATCTGGACAGCGAAGACATCGGTGGCACATTGCTGGAGCAATACCAGCGCAGCTTTGCCTTTATTCGCCGCAACCTGCGCCATGTACAGGCCGGACGAGGCTTTAATACGCTAGGGCAACTGGAAATTCCGGAACAGGCGCTGGAAGAGTTGTTGGTCAATGCGTTGATTCACCGAGACTACTTCACCAGCGCGTCTATCCGTCTGATGGTATTCGCCGATCGGGTAGAAATCATCAGTCCCGGCCACCTGCCCGACAGCCTGAGCACCGAGGCCATTCGTCGCGGTGCCACTAACCGGCGTAATCCCACGCTAACCGAGCATGCCGTACATATCCTGCCCTACCGCGGCCTGGGCACCGGTATTCCCCGCGCATTGCAGGATTGGCCAGCTATCGATCTTATCGACGATGTAGCGGCTAACCAGTTCCGTGTGGTTATCCGGCGACCACTGACAGAGGCAGTCACCGGGGAAGTCACCGGGGAAGTCACCGGGGAAGTCACCGGGGAAGTCACCGGGGAAGTGTTGCGGTTACTGATGGTAATGCAAGGGGAAATGAAGCGGTCTGACATCCAGGCCGCTCTGGGATTGAAGCATGAAGATCACTTCCGCAATACCTATCTTCTCCCAGCGCTGGCGGGCGGATTCATAGAAATGACGATTCCGGACAAACCCAGAAGCAGTCGACAAAGGTATCGGCTTACATCGGCGGGTAAGAGCTGGTTGGCACAGCAGAATTCAGGAGGAGATCGTGAATGA